A stretch of the Musa acuminata AAA Group cultivar baxijiao chromosome BXJ2-7, Cavendish_Baxijiao_AAA, whole genome shotgun sequence genome encodes the following:
- the LOC103991317 gene encoding DNA repair RAD52-like protein 2, chloroplastic, with protein MHENKGIAISPFRLPSTSEVAHPAPVSVWRMETSYFSSLSVFPAAAAAAAGKNVRPLCMARPGRRGFAAGAGSSNGGKSGGGCAGVPNSNYVVPLDKATSSLARPLNEILRDLNKRVPDKIIDTADNTIPWYHTNRMLSFYAPGWCGEVRDVRFSNYGTVTVVYRVTVRGSDGEAHRESTGTVSVNDGQLDDPVAAAEELAFCRACARFGFGLHLYHED; from the exons ATGCACGAAAATAAAGGCATCGCCATCTCCCCTTTCCGCCTCCCGTCGACGTCTGAAGTCGCCCATCCTGCTCCAGTGTCGGTGTGGCGTATGGAGACCTCCTACTTCTCGTCCCTTTCGGTCtttcccgccgccgccgccgccgccgccggaaaGAATGTGCGCCCACTCTGCATGGCTCGGCCGGGGCGTCGGGGCTTTGCGGCCGGAGCAGGATCGAGCAACGGGGGGAAGAGCGGCGGAGGATGCGCCGGGGTGCCCAACTCCAACTACGTGGTGCCGCTCGATAAAGCGACCTCGTCGCTCGCCCGTCCCCTGAACGAGATCCTCAGGGACCTCAACAAGAGAGTGCCCGACAAGATCATCGACACCGCTGACAACACCATCCCTTG GTACCACACCAATAGAATGCTGAGCTTTTATGCCCCAG GCTGGTGTGGAGAAGTACGCGATGTTAGATTCTCAAATTATGGTACTGTGACCGTGGTGTATCGAGTCACCGTTAGAGGATCAGATGGAGAG GCTCACCGTGAGTCCACCGGAACAGTGTCCGTGAACGACGGCCAGCTTGACGACCCAGTTGCAGCAGCTGAAGAATTGGCCTTCTGCAGAGCCTGCGCAAGATTTGGTTTTGGCTTGCATCTGTACCATGAGGACTGA
- the LOC103991318 gene encoding equilibrative nucleotide transporter 1: MGGSGEDERTGLLVSAAGDEESPSKAVVAAPKDVFHVAYAVYFTLGAGFLLPWNAFITAVDYFSYLYPDAPVDRVFSVSYMLTCLLFLLVIVGWAHLSSAPLRINAGLALFVVSLLIVPVMDAAYVRGVRGLYASYDVTVGAVVLSGIADALVQGGVIGSAGELPERYMQAVVAGTAASGVLVSALRVITKAIYPQDDSGLRKSANLYFIVSIVVMAICIVCYNIADRLPVVQYYKDIKGQAMKEERNEKGPKSGSAWRSTLWHIVGRIKWSGFGISLIYIVTLSIFPGYITEDVHSDVLKDWYSIILIAGYNVFDLVGKSLTAVYLLENTNVAVACCVGRLLFYPLFLGCLHGPKFFRTEIPVTILTCLLGLTNGYLTSVLMILAPKSVPIQHSETAGIVIVLFLVIGLATGSIVSWFWVV; encoded by the exons ATGGGAGGAAGCGGAGAGGACGAGAGGACGGGCCTCCTCGTGTCGGCGGCCGGCGATGAGGAGTCGCcttcgaaggcggtggtggctgcCCCGAAGGACGTGTTCCACGTAGCGTACGCGGTATACTTCACGCTGGGGGCGGGGTTCCTCCTGCCGTGGAACGCCTTCATCACCGCCGTCGACTACTTCAGCTACCTCTACCCGGATGCCCCCGTCGATCGTGTCTTCTCCGTCTCATACATGCTcacctgcctcctcttcctcctcgtcatcGTCGGATGGGCCCACTTGTCCAGCGCCCCCCTCCGCATCAATGCCGGCCTCGCCCTCTTTGTCGTCTCCCTCCTCATCGTCCCCGTCATGGACGCCGCCTACGTCAGGGGCGTACGGGGCCTCTACGCTTCCTACGACGTCACCGTCGGTGCCGTGGTCCTCTCCGGCATCGCCGACGCCCTCGTCCAGGGCGGTGTAATCGGATCTGCCGGAGAGCTTCCGGAGAGGTACATGCAGGCGGTGGTCGCCGGCACTGCTGCTTCCG GGGTACTTGTGTCAGCTTTGAGAGTAATTACCAAAGCCATTTATCCACAAGATGATAGTGGGTTAAGAAAAAGTGCAAACCTTTACTTCATCGTCAGCATTGTGGTGATGGCCATctgtattgtttgctataatataGCAGACAGGCTTCCTGTTGTCCAATACTACAAAGATATCAAAGGACAGGCTATGAAAGAAGAGAGGAATGAGAAGGGTCCCAAGAGTGGATCCGCATGGAGGTCAACCTTGTGGCACATCGTGGGACGGATCAAATGGTCTGGTTTTGGGATCTCCCTCATCTACATTGTTACACTTTCCATATTCCCGGGATACATCACCGAGGATGTTCACTCTGATGTCCTCAAGGATTGGTATTCAATTATTCTCATTGCTGGATACAATGTATTTGATCTGGTCGGCAAGTCTCTGACCGCAGTCTATCTTCTTGAGAATACTAATGTTGCAGTTGCTTGCTGTGTCGGAAGGCTTCTCTTTTATCCGCTTTTCCTTGGTTGCTTGCATGGCCCCAAATTCTTCCGCACAGAAATCCCAGTCACAATTCTGACATGCCTTTTGGGACTAACAAATGGGTATCTTACTTCAGTGCTGATGATTCTTGCACCCAAATCTGTGCCGATACAGCACTCCGAGACTGCAGGGATCGTTATCGTTCTGTTCCTAGTGATTGGCCTGGCTACTGGTTCAATAGTTTCTTGGTTCTGGGTCGTTTAG